A genomic region of uncultured Acidilobus sp. JCHS contains the following coding sequences:
- a CDS encoding putative aminopeptidase, with amino-acid sequence MSTEAVVRAVLGAVSDHRAMRVLASLTSYNRVQGTIGLVDAAKHVQEVLLQEAGDSLEVELIKFGGTNVPEWMSAPTGWAIHEASVKVEGGTELTLEAHPTLAAAHTPPSGGEVSGEPLIVDREWWRPESYANAKGKVVVSPGNPYIVYRLASEAGAVAVALYGESAPPDAVPYKGLFLSRNEAANSTVPAVSIPRSLLGPLREGRRLTVRVDSDVRRDPGFPIVVAWIGDRDGKGPAAVAHICHPTPGANDNGSGSAAIAEAAIALSKLIDRGALAQPSSTIRFIWIPEYTGSSVAFTKTFKGLITQVLNFDMVGVEPGNGNGPLRVVASSLSAIGEADAALAEVTNLVSEALGFEGHRLVAYDGGSDHDVATALGMPSAMLNGWPDVNYHTDLDDLDRVSRRMLRLSASVAAASVYALASSPPDPRAFRSQLLSTIASRHLLSGDEVAARLARSLMARAMGLQESSGPPEGWPPKVDVTVKSRPPMIEGLRAIARKSLDAALRVAGMMEAAGQQAYTVYLLEGVFLTTPDRTLGEVASLLAAEYGTAAVSVERLTELFSLLADIKMVELAER; translated from the coding sequence TTGTCCACGGAGGCCGTCGTTAGGGCGGTGCTGGGCGCCGTCAGCGACCACAGGGCCATGAGGGTCCTGGCCTCGCTGACCTCATACAACAGGGTCCAGGGGACCATAGGGCTCGTCGACGCGGCCAAGCACGTCCAAGAGGTGCTGCTTCAGGAGGCCGGCGACTCGCTTGAGGTGGAGCTGATAAAGTTCGGGGGGACCAACGTGCCCGAGTGGATGTCGGCGCCAACGGGCTGGGCCATACACGAGGCCTCGGTGAAGGTCGAGGGGGGGACCGAGCTCACCCTTGAGGCCCACCCGACCCTCGCAGCTGCCCACACGCCGCCGAGCGGGGGAGAGGTGAGCGGGGAGCCCCTGATCGTTGACAGGGAGTGGTGGAGGCCTGAGTCGTACGCCAACGCCAAGGGCAAGGTAGTGGTGAGCCCTGGCAACCCGTACATAGTATACAGGCTGGCCTCTGAGGCCGGGGCAGTCGCGGTGGCGCTCTATGGCGAGTCCGCGCCCCCTGACGCTGTGCCCTACAAGGGTCTCTTCCTGAGCAGGAACGAGGCGGCCAACAGCACTGTCCCGGCCGTCTCAATACCCAGGTCGCTCCTGGGCCCGCTTAGGGAGGGCAGGAGGCTCACGGTAAGGGTGGACAGCGACGTCAGGAGGGACCCAGGGTTCCCGATAGTTGTGGCCTGGATAGGGGACAGGGACGGAAAGGGGCCCGCGGCCGTGGCCCACATATGCCACCCGACGCCGGGGGCCAACGACAACGGCAGCGGCTCAGCAGCCATCGCTGAGGCGGCCATAGCCCTCTCTAAGCTCATAGACAGGGGCGCCCTCGCTCAGCCGAGCTCGACCATAAGGTTCATATGGATACCCGAGTACACAGGGAGCTCGGTTGCCTTCACTAAGACCTTCAAGGGCCTCATAACCCAGGTCCTGAACTTCGACATGGTTGGCGTCGAGCCGGGGAACGGCAACGGGCCCCTGAGGGTCGTAGCGAGCAGCCTCTCCGCCATAGGGGAGGCGGACGCCGCCCTTGCGGAGGTCACGAACCTCGTCTCTGAGGCCCTGGGCTTCGAGGGCCACAGGCTGGTAGCTTATGACGGGGGCAGCGACCACGACGTTGCCACGGCGCTCGGCATGCCGTCAGCCATGCTCAACGGCTGGCCCGACGTGAACTACCACACGGACCTCGACGACCTCGACAGGGTCTCGAGGAGGATGTTGAGGCTCTCCGCCTCTGTCGCGGCCGCGTCGGTCTATGCCCTGGCCTCCTCCCCACCTGACCCAAGGGCCTTCAGGTCCCAGCTTCTCAGCACAATAGCATCAAGGCACCTGCTCTCCGGCGACGAGGTGGCGGCCAGGCTAGCAAGGAGCCTTATGGCCAGGGCCATGGGCCTACAGGAGTCCTCAGGACCTCCTGAGGGCTGGCCGCCCAAGGTTGACGTTACCGTTAAGTCGAGGCCGCCAATGATAGAGGGGCTGAGGGCTATAGCCAGGAAGTCCCTTGACGCAGCCCTGAGGGTCGCCGGCATGATGGAAGCGGCGGGCCAGCAGGCCTACACTGTCTACCTGCTGGAGGGCGTGTTCCTGACCACGCCTGACAGGACGCTCGGGGAGGTGGCGTCACTTCTCGCGGCTGAGTACGGGACCGCCGCGGTCTCGGTTGAGAGGCTGACGGAACTCTTCAGCCTGCTGGCAGACATAAAGATGGTCGAGCTGGCTGAGCGCTGA
- a CDS encoding Serine-pyruvate aminotransferase/archaeal aspartate aminotransferase translates to MSFPDRLIMTPGPTEVPYEVMAAMLTPETNSDLDPEFLSFYNDLRSRAARLFGASRSRVYLMIGEAMLGLEAAVANLVSRGDRVIVIDNGVYGDSFADLVRWYAGVPVKLGANWRRAVDLGQLERTIEKNREAVAVTVVHCDTPSALLNNLAGVAKVAKSYGLLVIADVVSTLGAMPLDVDNWGVDIAIGGSQKALNAPAGVTLMSISEAAMERARRVSYQGYYMSLLQWESWLDGKGVFPYTMSEPLLHAISRSIDLILSEGLEGVYRRHLAARAAAWKAVDALGLAHYPDIIEHSCPTVTAMEVPKGVDEAKVRELTWRRYNTMIASSWGPLQGKVIRVGHMGVQASPEKLARAFWALGSALRDLGLKVSPEEASAAALEGFRY, encoded by the coding sequence TTGAGCTTCCCTGACAGGCTAATAATGACCCCTGGGCCCACAGAGGTCCCCTATGAGGTCATGGCGGCCATGCTTACGCCAGAGACGAACTCTGACCTTGACCCTGAGTTCCTCAGCTTCTACAACGACCTCAGGTCGAGGGCTGCCAGGCTCTTCGGCGCCTCTAGGTCAAGGGTCTACCTGATGATAGGGGAGGCCATGCTTGGCCTGGAAGCAGCTGTAGCTAACTTAGTAAGCAGGGGGGACAGGGTGATAGTCATCGATAACGGCGTCTACGGCGACTCCTTCGCAGACCTGGTCAGGTGGTACGCCGGAGTCCCGGTCAAGCTGGGGGCCAACTGGAGGAGGGCTGTCGACCTGGGCCAGCTCGAGAGGACCATAGAGAAGAACAGGGAAGCCGTTGCCGTCACTGTCGTGCACTGCGACACCCCCTCAGCCCTCCTCAACAACCTGGCGGGGGTGGCCAAGGTGGCCAAGTCCTATGGGCTTCTCGTCATAGCTGACGTAGTCTCGACCCTTGGGGCTATGCCCCTTGACGTTGACAACTGGGGAGTTGACATAGCTATAGGGGGAAGCCAGAAGGCCCTCAACGCGCCTGCCGGGGTGACCCTTATGAGCATCAGCGAGGCCGCCATGGAGAGGGCCAGGAGGGTCAGCTATCAGGGCTACTACATGAGCCTCCTTCAGTGGGAGTCATGGCTTGACGGGAAGGGGGTGTTCCCCTACACCATGAGCGAGCCCCTCCTCCACGCCATCTCGAGGTCCATAGACCTCATACTCTCTGAGGGCCTTGAGGGCGTTTACAGGAGGCACCTGGCGGCGAGGGCAGCCGCCTGGAAAGCTGTTGACGCCCTGGGCCTGGCCCACTACCCTGACATAATAGAGCACAGCTGCCCCACGGTCACAGCCATGGAGGTCCCCAAGGGAGTTGATGAGGCCAAGGTCAGGGAGCTGACGTGGAGGAGGTACAACACGATGATAGCCAGCAGCTGGGGACCCCTGCAGGGCAAGGTGATAAGGGTCGGCCACATGGGCGTCCAGGCCTCACCTGAGAAGCTGGCCAGGGCCTTCTGGGCCCTTGGCTCAGCCCTCAGGGATCTGGGCCTTAAAGTGAGCCCCGAGGAGGCATCGGCTGCAGCCCTAGAGGGCTTCAGGTACTGA
- a CDS encoding Major Facilitator Superfamily: MFLTIPVGTLAGNAVIGRLTDIIGRKPSFMVTLALYGLSSFVALLSLRFEWPLYVLLASLAVTQVGLGGEMPAVLAYLAEVFRGWRRAAALILITDVANLGVLIDSLAMMFYQSSVIPVSSAVYALALALIAIVAVILVTRFMLPESPEWESVPATERGKITRPGERPGLAFRVAVLTSLVIATALTYAFLALTIGPYLFPNRTGLLLVIYNVGELIGGPIALALLKPLGSRGLTALSYVGGILTMALAASPWATWPIASRSSATSCSSTGSSARWPGPPGSSLSPWPSQLATGARR; encoded by the coding sequence ATGTTCCTGACGATACCAGTTGGGACCCTCGCCGGCAACGCGGTAATAGGCAGGCTTACGGACATCATAGGCAGGAAGCCCTCGTTCATGGTGACCCTGGCCCTTTACGGCCTCAGCTCCTTCGTTGCCCTCTTGTCGCTCAGGTTCGAGTGGCCCCTCTACGTCCTCTTGGCCAGCCTCGCGGTCACCCAGGTGGGCCTGGGAGGCGAGATGCCAGCGGTGCTGGCCTACCTGGCGGAGGTCTTCAGGGGCTGGCGCAGGGCCGCGGCCCTGATACTCATAACTGACGTAGCCAACCTGGGGGTCCTGATAGACAGCCTCGCCATGATGTTCTACCAGAGCAGCGTGATACCTGTGAGCAGCGCCGTCTATGCACTAGCCCTAGCGCTCATAGCCATCGTGGCGGTAATACTTGTCACAAGGTTCATGCTCCCAGAGTCGCCTGAGTGGGAGTCAGTGCCTGCCACTGAGAGGGGGAAGATCACGAGGCCCGGCGAGAGGCCTGGGCTCGCCTTCAGGGTGGCCGTGCTAACCTCGCTCGTAATAGCTACAGCCCTGACCTACGCCTTCCTGGCGCTAACAATAGGGCCCTACCTGTTCCCCAACAGGACCGGCCTCCTGCTCGTGATCTACAACGTTGGCGAGCTCATAGGGGGCCCCATCGCGCTGGCCCTGCTTAAGCCCTTGGGGAGCAGGGGCCTCACAGCGCTAAGCTACGTGGGAGGCATTCTGACCATGGCTTTGGCAGCGTCGCCCTGGGCTACATGGCCCATAGCTTCACGTTCTTCGGCTACCTCCTGCTCGTCAACGGGGTCTTCGGCGAGATGGCCTGGGCCGCCAGGGTCGTCCTTGAGCCCCTGGCCTTCCCAGTTGGCTACAGGGGCACGGCGATAG